DNA sequence from the bacterium genome:
GGAAATGCTCCTCCAACCAAGCCGTGAAGAGGTCCTTCACCGCGAAAGGCAAGCGCAGCATGACATAGGCCGCCTGGCAGGCTCCGGCCCGGGCCGCGGCCCGCAGGATGGCCGGGATCTCGGAATCGTTGATCGCCGGGATCACCGGAGCCACGTTGACCCCAACCGGAATGCCGGCCGCCGCCAGCTTTTCGACCGCTTCGAGCCGATGGCGCGGCGAGGCGGCCCGCGGCTCGAGGATCCGGGCCAGCTCCGGGTCCAAAGTGGTGATGGAAATCGTCACGAAGGCGGCCCGCTGCCGGGCCAATTCCGACAAGTGGTCGATATCCCGGGTGACCATGTGATTCTTGGTGATGATGCCGACCGGGTTGCGAAACTCGGCCAAGACCTCGAGACAGCCGCGGGTGATCCCGAGCTTGCGCTCGATCGGCTGGTAGCAGTCGGTCACCCCGCTCATCGCCAGGACCCGGGGCTGCCATTTCTTGGCGCTCAATTCCTTCCGCAGCAGGGCCGGAGCCTCGAGCTTGACCATGATCTTGCTCTCGAAATCGAGGCCCGAGGAAAGGCCCAAGTACTCGTGATAGGGCCGGGCATAGCAATAGACGCAGCCGTGCTCGCAGCCCCGATAGGGATTGAGGCTGGCCTCGAAGGGGATGTCGGGACTGTCGTTATAAGTGATGATCGACTTGGAGCTGTCCTTGAAAAATTGGGTCGCCGGGCCGGGGCTTTCGGGGTCGGCCGCGGCCGGATCGTCTTCCCAGGCGAGCTGCTCGAAGCGGTTCGGCGGATTTTCGCCGGTGCCGC
Encoded proteins:
- a CDS encoding PA0069 family radical SAM protein, which produces MAIASHKSFGETPKGRGTGENPPNRFEQLAWEDDPAAADPESPGPATQFFKDSSKSIITYNDSPDIPFEASLNPYRGCEHGCVYCYARPYHEYLGLSSGLDFESKIMVKLEAPALLRKELSAKKWQPRVLAMSGVTDCYQPIERKLGITRGCLEVLAEFRNPVGIITKNHMVTRDIDHLSELARQRAAFVTISITTLDPELARILEPRAASPRHRLEAVEKLAAAGIPVGVNVAPVIPAINDSEIPAILRAAARAGACQAAYVMLRLPFAVKDLFTAWLEEHFPDRQEKVLHRLESLRGGKLNDPRFGSRMRGEGAFAEQIRQLFVMGLKKSGMKIR